The proteins below are encoded in one region of Pseudomonas putida NBRC 14164:
- a CDS encoding YheU family protein — protein sequence MLIPYDQLQAETLTLLIEDFVTRDGTDNGDDTPLETRVLRVRQALAKGQAFILFDPESQQCQLLAKHDVPRELLD from the coding sequence ATGCTGATCCCCTACGACCAACTGCAAGCCGAAACCCTGACCCTGCTGATCGAAGACTTCGTCACCCGCGATGGCACCGACAATGGCGACGATACCCCGCTGGAGACTCGCGTACTGCGGGTGCGCCAGGCGTTGGCCAAAGGCCAGGCATTCATCCTGTTCGATCCGGAAAGCCAGCAGTGCCAGTTGCTGGCCAAGCATGATGTGCCTCGCGAGCTGCTCGACTAG
- the ngg gene encoding N-acetylglutaminylglutamine synthetase produces the protein MKAHEIAYGQRLLRGQAPSYERLQARLAGDGSLPHDQPRAVHCGWGRLLIGHTYPDPASLAEALLDESPGERDIALYVAAPQQLLAQAPQQLFLDPSDTLRLWFTDYRPAQRVFRGFRVRRAQNPADWQAINTLYQARGMLPVDAELLTPRHLGGPVYWLAEDEDSGAVIGSVMGLNHAKAFDDPEHGSSLWCLAVDPHCTRPGVGEVLVRHLIEHFMSRGLAYLDLSVLHDNRQAKRLYEKLGFRNLPTFAVKRKNGINEQLFLGPGPQADLNPYARIIVDEARRRGIEVQVDDAAGGLFTLSLGGRRIRCRESLSDLTSAVTMTLCQDKRLTQHALGNAGLQVPAQQLAGNADDNLAFLDEHGAVVVKPVDGEQGQGVAVNLTCIDDITRAVAHARQFDSRVLLESFHAGLDLRIVVIGYEVVAAAIRHPAQVLGDGKHSVRQLIEAQSRRRQAATGGESRIPLDDETERTLRAAGFGYDDVLPASQRLAVRRTANLHTGGTLEDVTERLHPVLADAAVRAARALEIPVVGLDFMVRDAGQPEYVIIEANERAGLANHEPQPTAERFIDLLFPHSRPLT, from the coding sequence ATGAAAGCCCATGAAATCGCATACGGTCAGCGCCTGCTGCGCGGCCAGGCGCCGTCCTACGAGCGCCTGCAGGCGCGCCTGGCCGGCGACGGCAGCCTGCCCCACGACCAGCCGCGTGCCGTGCACTGCGGCTGGGGCCGGCTGCTGATCGGCCATACCTACCCCGACCCGGCCAGCCTGGCCGAGGCGCTGCTGGACGAAAGCCCCGGCGAGCGCGACATCGCCCTGTACGTGGCCGCGCCGCAGCAGTTGTTGGCCCAGGCCCCGCAGCAACTGTTCCTCGACCCGTCCGACACCCTGCGTCTATGGTTTACCGACTACCGGCCAGCGCAGCGGGTGTTCCGCGGTTTCCGCGTGCGCCGGGCGCAGAACCCCGCCGACTGGCAGGCGATCAACACCCTGTACCAGGCCCGCGGCATGCTGCCGGTCGACGCCGAACTGCTTACGCCCCGGCACTTGGGCGGACCGGTGTATTGGCTGGCCGAGGACGAAGACAGCGGCGCGGTGATCGGCAGCGTCATGGGCCTGAACCATGCCAAGGCGTTCGACGACCCGGAACACGGCAGCAGTCTGTGGTGCCTGGCGGTGGACCCGCACTGCACCCGCCCCGGCGTGGGCGAGGTGCTGGTGCGTCACCTGATCGAGCACTTCATGAGCCGTGGCCTGGCTTACCTCGACCTGTCGGTGCTGCACGACAACCGCCAGGCCAAGCGCCTGTATGAAAAGCTGGGTTTTCGCAACCTGCCCACCTTTGCGGTCAAGCGCAAGAACGGCATCAACGAGCAGTTGTTTCTTGGCCCCGGGCCGCAGGCGGACCTCAACCCCTACGCCCGCATCATTGTCGATGAGGCCCGGCGCCGCGGCATCGAGGTGCAGGTGGATGACGCCGCTGGCGGTCTGTTCACCTTAAGCCTGGGCGGGCGACGCATTCGCTGCCGTGAATCGCTCAGCGACCTGACCAGTGCCGTGACCATGACCCTGTGCCAGGACAAGCGCCTGACCCAACACGCCCTGGGCAATGCCGGGCTGCAGGTGCCGGCGCAACAGCTGGCGGGTAATGCCGATGACAACTTGGCGTTTCTCGACGAACATGGCGCGGTGGTGGTCAAGCCGGTCGACGGCGAGCAAGGCCAGGGCGTGGCGGTTAACCTGACCTGCATCGATGACATCACCCGCGCCGTGGCGCACGCTCGCCAGTTCGACAGCCGCGTGCTGCTGGAAAGCTTCCATGCCGGGCTGGACCTGCGCATCGTGGTGATCGGCTACGAAGTGGTGGCCGCAGCCATCCGCCACCCGGCACAGGTGCTGGGCGATGGCAAACACAGCGTGCGCCAGTTGATCGAAGCCCAGAGCCGTCGGCGCCAGGCTGCCACCGGCGGCGAAAGCCGCATTCCGCTGGACGACGAAACCGAGCGCACCCTGCGCGCCGCGGGGTTTGGCTATGACGATGTGTTGCCTGCCAGCCAGCGCCTGGCCGTGCGACGCACCGCCAACCTGCACACCGGTGGCACTCTGGAGGATGTGACCGAACGCCTGCACCCGGTGCTGGCGGACGCTGCCGTGCGCGCTGCACGGGCGCTGGAAATTCCTGTGGTCGGGCTGGACTTCATGGTGCGCGATGCCGGGCAGCCGGAGTACGTGATCATCGAAGCCAACGAACGTGCCGGCCTGGCCAACCATGAACCCCAGCCAACGGCCGAGCGCTTTATCGACCTGCTGTTTCCGCATAGCCGGCCGTTGACGTAA
- a CDS encoding osmoprotectant NAGGN system M42 family peptidase — MSERLPEPDLDYLKRVLLEMLAIPSPTGFTDTIVRYVAERLDELGIPFELTRRGTIRATLKGRQTSPDRAVSAHLDTIGASVRQLQDNGRLALAPVGCWSSRFAEGSRVSVFTDTGVFRGSVLPLMASGHAFNTAIDQMPVSWEHVEVRLDAYCATRADCEALGISIGDFVAFDPLPEFTESGHISARHLDDKAGVAALLAALKAVVESGRQPLIDCHPLFTITEETGSGAAGALPWDVSEFVGIDIAPVAPGQASSEHAVSVAMQDSSGPYDYHLSRHLLKLAGDHDLPVRRDLFRYYFSDAHSAVTAGHDIRTALVAFGCDATHGYERTHIDSLAALSRLLSAYLLSPPVFASDSQPANASLERFSHQLEHDAQMESDTRVPAVDSLVGNKG; from the coding sequence ATGTCCGAACGACTCCCCGAACCCGATCTCGACTACCTCAAACGTGTGCTGCTGGAGATGCTGGCCATCCCCAGCCCCACCGGTTTCACCGACACCATCGTGCGCTACGTGGCCGAACGCCTGGACGAGCTGGGCATACCCTTCGAGCTGACCCGCCGCGGCACCATTCGCGCCACCCTCAAGGGCCGCCAGACATCCCCCGACCGCGCCGTGTCGGCCCACCTGGACACGATCGGCGCCAGCGTGCGCCAGTTGCAGGACAACGGCCGCCTGGCGCTGGCACCGGTGGGTTGCTGGTCCAGCCGCTTTGCCGAAGGTAGCCGTGTCAGTGTATTCACCGATACCGGCGTGTTCCGTGGCAGCGTGCTACCGCTGATGGCCAGCGGGCATGCCTTCAATACCGCCATCGATCAGATGCCGGTAAGCTGGGAGCATGTGGAAGTGCGCCTGGATGCCTACTGCGCCACCCGCGCCGACTGTGAGGCACTGGGGATCAGCATTGGTGACTTTGTCGCCTTCGACCCATTGCCAGAGTTTACCGAAAGCGGCCATATCAGCGCCCGTCACCTGGACGACAAGGCCGGTGTAGCGGCATTGCTGGCGGCACTGAAGGCTGTGGTGGAAAGCGGTCGCCAGCCACTGATCGACTGCCACCCGCTGTTCACCATCACCGAGGAAACCGGCTCTGGCGCAGCCGGCGCCCTGCCTTGGGATGTCAGCGAGTTCGTCGGCATCGACATCGCCCCGGTGGCACCTGGCCAAGCGTCCAGCGAGCATGCGGTAAGCGTGGCCATGCAGGACTCGTCCGGGCCTTACGACTACCACCTGTCCCGGCATTTGCTGAAGCTGGCCGGCGACCACGACTTGCCGGTGCGCCGTGACCTGTTCCGCTATTACTTCAGCGATGCCCATTCGGCGGTGACCGCGGGGCATGACATCCGCACCGCACTAGTGGCATTTGGTTGCGACGCCACCCATGGCTACGAACGCACGCACATCGACAGCCTTGCGGCGTTGAGCCGGTTGCTGTCGGCGTACTTGTTGAGCCCGCCAGTGTTTGCCAGCGACTCGCAGCCGGCCAATGCCTCGCTGGAAAGGTTCAGCCACCAGCTGGAGCACGATGCACAGATGGAAAGCGACACGCGGGTGCCTGCGGTGGACAGCCTGGTCGGCAATAAAGGCTGA